From a single Gracilimonas sp. genomic region:
- the gcvT gene encoding glycine cleavage system aminomethyltransferase GcvT has product MSKKTPFYSIHEQAGAKLVDFAGYQMPVQYAGIKTEHAAVRKAVGIFDVSHMGEFFISGPEALDLIQKITVNDASKLVEGKAQYTCMCYENGGIVDDLIVYKLFDDAGYIVVVNASNIEKDLEWINQNNTFDANVHNQSDDTCLLAVQGPKSVETLQKLTDLNLSDIGFYSYKMGSLAGMDNVVYSATGYTGEKGFELYFDKSHADPEKVWNAIMEAGEEFGIEPCGLGARDTLRLEMGYALYGNDITKDTHPLEARLGWITKFEKGDFNGKKALLKKKEEGLNRRLVGFVVEGERNIPRQGYELQNDAGEAIGEVTSGTMSITLGKGIGMGYVATDYAEEGTEIEISIRRKTAKATVTRPPFIKK; this is encoded by the coding sequence ATGTCAAAAAAAACACCTTTTTACAGCATTCACGAACAGGCCGGCGCCAAGCTGGTAGATTTTGCCGGATATCAGATGCCGGTTCAATATGCAGGAATTAAAACTGAGCATGCGGCCGTTCGCAAAGCCGTAGGGATATTCGATGTTTCCCACATGGGCGAGTTTTTTATAAGCGGACCGGAAGCCCTGGATTTGATTCAGAAAATAACGGTGAACGATGCCTCCAAGCTGGTTGAAGGAAAGGCGCAATACACCTGCATGTGCTATGAAAACGGTGGCATCGTGGACGACCTGATTGTGTATAAGCTTTTTGATGATGCCGGGTATATTGTGGTTGTAAATGCATCCAATATTGAAAAGGACCTTGAGTGGATCAACCAAAACAACACTTTTGACGCGAATGTCCACAACCAATCGGATGATACCTGCTTGTTGGCCGTTCAGGGACCAAAATCCGTAGAGACGCTCCAAAAGCTAACGGATTTGAATTTGAGTGACATCGGATTCTATTCCTACAAAATGGGAAGCCTTGCCGGTATGGATAACGTTGTGTACTCCGCCACAGGTTACACCGGCGAAAAGGGGTTTGAGCTATATTTTGATAAAAGTCATGCCGACCCCGAAAAAGTATGGAATGCCATCATGGAGGCCGGCGAAGAATTCGGTATTGAGCCCTGTGGGTTAGGCGCCCGCGATACCCTCCGTCTTGAAATGGGCTATGCGCTTTATGGTAACGATATCACCAAAGATACGCATCCACTGGAAGCCCGATTAGGCTGGATTACGAAATTTGAGAAGGGTGATTTCAATGGAAAAAAAGCCCTTTTGAAGAAAAAAGAAGAAGGCTTAAACCGCCGGCTTGTGGGCTTTGTGGTTGAAGGTGAACGCAATATTCCACGTCAGGGCTATGAGCTCCAAAACGATGCGGGAGAAGCCATTGGAGAAGTAACCAGCGGAACAATGTCGATTACTTTGGGTAAAGGTATAGGGATGGGATACGTTGCTACTGACTACGCGGAAGAAGGAACAGAAATAGAGATCAGCATCCGCAGGAAGACGGCTAAAGCAACTGTAACCCGCCCACCATTCATTAAAAAATAA
- a CDS encoding DNA translocase FtsK, which yields MAKNNLNTSTTTGLDSNRKVEIIGIIVMSIAILLGLSIISYNPEDYQYAKSISFLDLFNPDASSRLVKNWLGPVGAYLSHYLVHSLFGYTSIILALITGYHGWHTFRRRDFKELSWLTVLSIWGMVLLSTFIGWLNTNADFPSDSIWSGSAGIAISQVLQNITGIGSIFILSVLMIVTLLMFVDRDLQKTIDSVKIWMDNLRDKMEDWRAERQLRKEQKAKEREERIAAKKAAKEEKKAEQQAKKEESSSDNEEEELQKKEIAEPQDDKEPVKPAPSIDELVEKSEAEERKQREKEQQEVKTLDTRQRASLEKEEVVDEEEDDLEVSVYVGKGEEEADEKDLDKQNREKAKEVPVIKYKFPKVDLLDPPPNEGNEVDLEEIKENKRIILDKLKRHKIEIVGINAIVGPTVTLYELEPAPDVKISKIESYSNDLKMATASKGLRMLSPIPGKSAVGIEVPNSTRETVYIKQVINTKKFVETDFVLPVAFGKTIENEVFMIDLTKMPHLLIAGATGSGKSVGINTIITCLLYKCHPDNLKFVMIDPKKIELSLYRNIQNHFLAMLPDADEPIVTDTTKAQETLESLCKEMDDRYDLLKMAMVRDIKSYNEKYATGELDEELGHRHLPYIVVIIDELADLMMTAGKQIEEPIARLAQLARAIGIHLVVATQRPSVNVITGTIKANFPARIAYQVASKVDSRTILDQGGADQLIGMGDMLFNNGTGLVRIQNAFVSTEEVDKINSFIGQQAGYKEPFHLPIIKEDVADIPDPLDDIDEYFEAAAKLVILHQQGSVSLLQRKLKIGYNRAGRIIDQLFNAGIVGPYQGSTARDVLIQDEDELQELLDNLDEYD from the coding sequence ATGGCTAAAAATAACCTAAATACATCTACAACTACGGGGCTGGATTCCAACCGTAAGGTCGAAATTATCGGTATCATTGTGATGTCGATTGCGATTTTGCTTGGGCTGAGTATTATTTCTTACAATCCGGAGGACTACCAGTACGCCAAAAGCATTTCTTTCCTCGATTTGTTTAACCCTGACGCTTCATCACGGTTGGTGAAAAACTGGCTGGGTCCGGTAGGCGCTTATCTTTCCCATTACCTGGTGCATAGTTTATTCGGATATACCAGCATCATCCTAGCGCTCATAACCGGTTATCACGGCTGGCATACCTTTCGCCGTCGGGATTTCAAAGAGCTGAGCTGGCTAACCGTACTATCCATTTGGGGCATGGTGTTGCTTTCCACTTTCATTGGCTGGTTAAACACCAATGCCGATTTCCCTTCCGACTCTATCTGGAGCGGCTCAGCGGGAATTGCTATCTCGCAAGTACTGCAGAACATCACAGGGATTGGATCTATTTTTATTCTGTCTGTTTTGATGATCGTGACTTTGCTCATGTTTGTAGATCGTGACCTTCAGAAAACCATCGACAGCGTTAAGATCTGGATGGATAACCTGCGGGATAAAATGGAAGACTGGCGGGCTGAACGTCAGCTTCGTAAAGAGCAAAAAGCCAAAGAGCGGGAAGAACGCATAGCTGCCAAGAAAGCTGCGAAGGAAGAGAAAAAAGCTGAGCAACAAGCGAAGAAAGAAGAAAGCAGTTCTGATAACGAAGAGGAAGAACTTCAGAAAAAAGAAATCGCCGAACCTCAGGACGACAAAGAACCCGTGAAGCCGGCACCATCCATCGATGAGTTGGTGGAGAAGTCGGAAGCGGAAGAGCGCAAGCAGCGTGAGAAAGAGCAGCAGGAAGTTAAGACCTTAGATACTCGCCAGAGGGCTTCGTTAGAAAAAGAGGAAGTGGTTGATGAGGAAGAAGACGATCTGGAAGTTTCCGTTTATGTAGGGAAGGGCGAAGAAGAAGCTGATGAGAAAGATCTGGACAAGCAAAACCGGGAAAAAGCCAAGGAAGTCCCGGTCATAAAATACAAGTTCCCGAAAGTAGATCTGCTGGATCCGCCGCCCAATGAAGGTAACGAAGTGGATCTTGAAGAAATTAAAGAGAACAAGCGGATCATCCTTGATAAGCTGAAGCGCCACAAAATTGAGATTGTAGGCATTAACGCGATTGTTGGACCTACCGTTACGCTTTATGAACTGGAGCCGGCTCCCGATGTGAAAATTTCCAAGATTGAAAGCTATTCCAACGACCTGAAAATGGCTACGGCTTCCAAAGGTTTGCGTATGCTTTCGCCCATTCCGGGGAAGTCGGCTGTGGGAATTGAAGTGCCGAACAGCACGCGTGAAACGGTGTACATCAAGCAGGTTATTAATACCAAGAAATTTGTGGAAACCGACTTCGTGCTTCCGGTGGCCTTTGGGAAAACCATTGAGAACGAAGTGTTCATGATCGACCTGACCAAAATGCCTCACTTGTTGATTGCAGGTGCAACCGGGTCGGGTAAGTCGGTTGGGATTAATACCATCATCACCTGCCTGCTGTATAAGTGCCATCCGGATAATCTGAAGTTCGTGATGATTGACCCGAAGAAGATCGAGCTTTCCTTGTATCGTAATATTCAGAATCACTTCCTGGCTATGTTGCCGGATGCGGATGAGCCTATCGTCACGGATACTACCAAGGCCCAGGAAACGCTGGAAAGCTTGTGTAAGGAAATGGATGACCGCTACGACCTGCTGAAGATGGCGATGGTTCGCGACATCAAATCTTACAACGAAAAATATGCAACCGGCGAACTGGATGAAGAGCTGGGACACAGGCACCTGCCTTATATAGTCGTAATTATTGATGAGCTTGCCGACCTGATGATGACGGCCGGAAAGCAGATTGAGGAACCCATTGCGCGACTGGCACAGCTGGCACGTGCAATCGGAATCCACCTGGTGGTGGCTACACAGCGCCCATCGGTAAATGTGATTACCGGTACTATCAAGGCGAATTTCCCGGCACGAATTGCCTATCAGGTGGCTTCCAAAGTTGACTCCAGAACGATCCTGGATCAGGGCGGAGCCGATCAGCTGATTGGAATGGGTGATATGCTGTTTAACAACGGAACCGGGCTGGTCCGAATCCAAAATGCTTTTGTATCTACTGAAGAGGTGGATAAAATTAACTCCTTTATTGGCCAACAGGCGGGATATAAGGAACCTTTCCATTTGCCTATCATTAAAGAGGATGTAGCAGACATCCCGGATCCGCTGGATGATATTGACGAGTACTTCGAAGCCGCTGCCAAGCTGGTGATTTTACATCAACAAGGATCGGTTTCTCTGTTGCAACGGAAATTGAAAATCGGCTATAACCGCGCCGGTCGAATTATAGATCAGTTATTTAATGCAGGAATTGTTGGACCATATCAGGGCAGTACCGCACGGGACGTTCTCATTCAGGATGAAGATGAACTTCAGGAACTATTGGACAATCTTGATGAGTATGATTAG
- a CDS encoding 2-phosphosulfolactate phosphatase, with protein MPEINYIDVFFSVQAFQEEELRGKTAVIIDVLRASSSITTALSNGAKKIIPVADMSDAMKIANTMDQKDFLLCGEKNGTKIEGYHLGNSPAEYEPEVVKGKTLIFNTTNGTKAIKKSSLANQIYVGTFLNQDSILNALKDHDDEVVLVCSGWQGRLSIEDTLFAGSLLHAISGGELPDSAKDGAKVAFGLFQKFGDDLEGAISKSDHAKRLAELVPNGDIEFCCKVNEFDVLPGMRDGILTNLNG; from the coding sequence ATGCCAGAGATTAATTATATCGACGTTTTCTTTTCCGTTCAGGCTTTTCAGGAAGAAGAGCTGCGTGGGAAAACAGCGGTTATTATAGATGTGTTAAGAGCATCATCATCCATTACCACAGCGCTGAGTAACGGGGCCAAAAAAATCATTCCCGTAGCAGATATGAGTGATGCCATGAAGATCGCCAATACGATGGATCAAAAAGATTTTTTACTGTGTGGCGAAAAAAACGGAACCAAAATAGAAGGGTATCACCTTGGCAATTCCCCGGCCGAATATGAGCCGGAAGTGGTAAAAGGCAAAACGCTGATTTTCAATACTACGAATGGCACCAAGGCAATTAAAAAATCATCCCTTGCCAACCAGATTTATGTAGGCACCTTCCTGAATCAGGATAGCATATTGAATGCCCTGAAGGATCATGACGATGAAGTAGTATTAGTCTGCTCCGGATGGCAGGGTCGTTTGTCCATTGAAGATACTTTGTTTGCCGGCTCTCTGCTGCATGCCATTTCCGGAGGAGAGCTGCCTGACTCGGCTAAAGACGGGGCTAAAGTAGCATTTGGTCTTTTCCAAAAATTTGGGGATGATTTAGAAGGAGCCATCAGCAAGAGCGATCATGCAAAAAGATTGGCTGAACTGGTTCCAAATGGCGATATTGAATTCTGTTGCAAAGTAAATGAATTTGATGTGCTTCCCGGCATGCGGGATGGCATCCTGACCAATTTGAATGGCTAA